In Nyctibius grandis isolate bNycGra1 chromosome 6, bNycGra1.pri, whole genome shotgun sequence, a single genomic region encodes these proteins:
- the LOC137665166 gene encoding general transcription factor IIE subunit 1-like, with translation MEEQNVTTEVPAALKRLAKYIVRGFYGAEYALALDILIHYPCVKEDDLLQLLKYERKQLRTILNTLKADKFVKLRMRVETGPNGKSTRHNYYYINYKVLVDVVKYKLDHVRRKIEADERDSTTRSSFKCPSCSSTYTDLEANQLFDVFTETFRCTYCNTEVEEDASALPKRDARTVLAKFNEQIEPIFVLLRETEDIVLPYDLLEPQPTEIPELSESFDQKVGSSVLESCSRPEKWANRSSSFGNMYTQNLVIDAQDSEPKKKTREKATKEQPIWMSQSTVEGATTATNNSVGVTASEETEESFKETVTDNEIIKTLLIHESKSSSSTDQASVVKTKLPESDSDTSESEEDSKHSRRAGMKVAGSNFEQEEEQETQGPILMVAGQPRSYAEVSENPELVSLMTNEEREAYIKVGQEMFQSVFE, from the exons ATGGAAGAGCAAAATGTTACCACAGAGGTCCCGGCAGCTCTAAAGCGCCTGGCCAAATATATAGTACGTGGTTTCTATGGAGCAGAGTACGCCCTGGCCCTCGACATACTGATCCACTACCCCTGTGTGAAAGAGGATGACTTGTTACAGTTGCTCAAGTATGAACGTAAACAACTGCGTACGATCCTGAACACGCTCAAGGCAGACAAGTTTGTGAAGCTGCGTATGCGAGTTGAAACAGGGCCTAACGGGAAGAGCACAAGGCACAATTACTACTACATCAATTACAAGGTGCTGGTGGATGTGGTAAAATACAAACTGGATCACGTACGCCGGAAGATAGAAGCGGATGAGCGGGATTCAACTACCAGGTCCTCTTTTAAATGTCCATCTTGCTCCAGCACTTACACGGACTTGGAAGCCAATCAGCTCTTTGATGTATTTACAG AGACTTTCCGCTGCACTTACTGCAACACTGAAGTAGAGGAAGATGCCTCAGCACTTCCTAAGCGCGACGCTCGAACCGTGCTAGCAAAATTCAATGAGCAGATTGAACCGATCTTTGTGCTGCTGCGTGAGACCGAAGATATTGTTCTGCCATACGACTTGCTGGAGCCTCAGCcaacagaaataccagaattATCAGAAAG CTTTGATCAGAAGGTGGGTTCAAGTGTGCTGGAATCCTGCAGCCGACCTGAAAAATGGGCCAACAGAAGTTCCTCTTTTGGCAATATGTACACCCAAAACTTAGTTATTGATGCCCAAGACTCTGAGcccaagaagaaaacaagagaaaaagcaacTAAAGAGCAACCTATCTGGATGTCACAGAGCACCGTGGAAGGAGCAACAACAGCCACCAACAATAGTGTTG GAGTAACTGCttctgaagaaactgaagaaagttttaaagaaactgtCACTGATAATGAAATCATCAAGACTCTTCTGATCCATGAATCCAAGTCATCGTCTAGCACAGACCAGGCTTCTGTTGTCAAAACCAAACTACCTGAATCAGACAGTGATACCAGTGAGTCTGAAGAAGACTCCAAGCACTCAAGAAGAGCAGGAATGAAAGTAGCAGGCAGCAACTTTGAGCAAGAGGAGGAACAGGAAACACAAGGTCCTATTTTAATGGTAGCTGGTCAGCCTCGTTCATATGCTGAAGTTAGTGAAAATCCAGAGCTTGTCTCTCTCATGACAAATGAAGAGAGAGAAGCTTATATAAAAGTAGGGCAAGAAATGTTCCAATCTGTATTTGAATAA